The following proteins are encoded in a genomic region of Maribacter hydrothermalis:
- the hemH gene encoding ferrochelatase: MKGVLLVNLGSPESPTAKDVKPYLDEFLMDERVIDAPKWLRTILVRGIILQTRPKKSAEAYAKIWWEEGSPLVVISERFSDKLKTQTEMPVALGMRYGTMSIKKAMQELKEKGVDDVLLVPLYPHYAMSSFETVVVKVLEEQKAGFPEMKITTLPAFYKHPEYIKALSESIKDGLEGFDYDHILFSYHGIPERHIRKNDPTSFHCKIDGTCCKVNSVAHNTCYRHQVYDTTEMVKAYLGLQEEQVSSSFQSRLAGDPWLKPYTDYEFERLAKEGKKKLAVITPAFVSDCLETLEEIAMEGKHQFIEAGGEDYKHIPCLNDNDLWVKVMAKWVNDWQATNKLDVVPST; this comes from the coding sequence ATGAAAGGAGTATTATTGGTCAATTTGGGTTCACCAGAGAGTCCTACCGCAAAAGATGTTAAGCCGTATTTAGATGAATTTTTAATGGATGAGCGCGTAATTGACGCTCCTAAATGGTTAAGAACTATCTTGGTAAGAGGTATTATTTTGCAGACTAGACCAAAGAAATCTGCTGAAGCATATGCTAAAATTTGGTGGGAAGAAGGTTCTCCGTTAGTGGTAATATCTGAGCGATTCTCCGATAAATTGAAAACACAGACCGAAATGCCAGTGGCTTTAGGTATGCGTTATGGAACAATGTCTATTAAAAAGGCAATGCAAGAACTGAAAGAGAAGGGTGTTGATGATGTACTTTTAGTTCCGTTATATCCTCATTATGCCATGTCTAGTTTTGAGACGGTAGTCGTAAAAGTTTTAGAAGAGCAAAAAGCTGGTTTTCCGGAAATGAAAATTACTACACTACCTGCTTTTTATAAGCATCCGGAGTATATTAAGGCACTTTCAGAAAGTATTAAAGACGGACTAGAAGGTTTTGATTATGACCATATTTTATTCTCTTACCACGGTATACCCGAACGTCATATTCGTAAAAATGATCCTACCAGTTTTCATTGTAAAATAGATGGTACGTGTTGTAAAGTAAATTCTGTTGCGCATAATACCTGTTATAGACATCAGGTTTATGATACTACCGAAATGGTAAAGGCATATTTGGGTTTACAAGAAGAACAAGTAAGTTCCTCTTTTCAGTCTCGTTTAGCTGGCGACCCTTGGTTAAAGCCTTATACCGATTATGAATTCGAACGCTTAGCAAAAGAAGGAAAAAAGAAACTAGCAGTAATTACTCCCGCTTTCGTTAGTGATTGCCTAGAAACATTAGAGGAAATTGCCATGGAAGGGAAACATCAGTTTATAGAAGCTGGTGGTGAAGATTATAAGCATATTCCTTGTTTGAACGATAATGATTTATGGGTTAAAGTAATGGCAAAATGGGTGAACGATTGGCAAGCAACTAATAAACTAGATGTAGTGCCCAGCACTTAG
- a CDS encoding MATE family efflux transporter, with amino-acid sequence MANVSAEQLGTESISSLLIKQALPASIGILVMSLNVLVDSIFVGNWIGSIAIAAINVVLPISFFIGALGMAIGIGGASIISRALGANNKEKALRTFGNQISFTILITVIMVVLGLTFVDTLIPAFGGKGSIFELAKIYYVIVLYGVPFLALNMMGNNVIRSEGKPKFAMIAMIIPSVGNLILDYILINVMDYGMEGAAWATTISYLLCFLYIFYFFLSDFSELKLNPKYLPINFSILKEISSLGGVTLARQAVVSVIYLLMNNILFDLGGEAMVAVYAIIGRMLMFALFPVFGVTQGFLPIAGFNYGAQKYDRVKESIYTAIKFAAILATIVFAGLMIFPAEIAGLFLSHKPGMSEFELATNAFVLENTPSAMRWVFAATPIIALQLIGAAYFQAIGKAVPALLLTLCRQGFFFIPLILILPNYLGELGVWISFPIADVLATIVTGYFLRKEINRTLVG; translated from the coding sequence ATGGCAAACGTTTCCGCAGAACAATTGGGTACGGAATCAATATCGAGTTTGCTTATTAAACAGGCGTTACCAGCAAGTATAGGGATATTGGTAATGTCGCTGAACGTTCTTGTCGATTCCATTTTTGTCGGTAATTGGATTGGTTCTATTGCCATAGCAGCTATCAATGTAGTACTGCCCATTTCCTTTTTTATTGGTGCTTTAGGTATGGCAATTGGTATTGGGGGCGCCAGCATCATTTCTCGTGCATTAGGGGCTAACAATAAAGAAAAGGCACTACGAACTTTTGGAAATCAAATTTCATTTACCATTCTTATTACTGTCATTATGGTGGTATTAGGGCTAACGTTCGTAGATACGCTTATACCTGCATTTGGTGGTAAAGGCTCCATTTTTGAATTGGCTAAAATCTATTACGTTATTGTGTTGTACGGAGTGCCGTTTTTAGCGCTTAATATGATGGGTAATAATGTTATCCGATCAGAAGGGAAACCCAAGTTCGCCATGATCGCTATGATTATACCATCCGTTGGTAATCTTATTCTAGATTATATTTTGATTAATGTGATGGATTATGGAATGGAAGGTGCTGCTTGGGCGACTACCATCAGTTATTTACTATGCTTCCTGTATATTTTTTACTTCTTTTTATCTGACTTTTCAGAATTAAAACTGAATCCAAAATATTTACCCATCAACTTTTCCATTTTAAAAGAAATAAGCTCACTTGGTGGAGTTACCCTTGCTAGGCAGGCTGTGGTTAGTGTCATCTATCTATTGATGAACAATATTCTTTTTGATTTAGGTGGCGAAGCTATGGTAGCTGTTTATGCAATTATTGGTAGAATGTTGATGTTTGCTCTTTTTCCAGTTTTTGGGGTTACGCAAGGATTTCTACCCATTGCAGGGTTTAATTACGGAGCTCAAAAATATGATAGGGTAAAGGAGTCTATATACACTGCAATAAAATTTGCGGCAATATTGGCGACAATAGTTTTTGCGGGACTTATGATTTTCCCTGCTGAAATAGCGGGACTCTTTTTAAGTCATAAACCGGGCATGAGCGAATTTGAATTGGCAACCAATGCTTTTGTATTGGAAAACACGCCATCAGCAATGCGGTGGGTGTTTGCTGCCACCCCAATTATTGCACTTCAGCTTATTGGTGCCGCTTATTTTCAAGCAATAGGAAAAGCAGTACCAGCATTGTTATTGACTTTATGCCGACAAGGCTTTTTCTTTATTCCTTTAATCTTAATTCTACCCAACTATTTGGGTGAGCTTGGTGTTTGGATTTCCTTCCCCATTGCAGATGTACTTGCCACTATAGTTACTGGATATTTTTTACGTAAAGAGATTAATAGAACGTTGGTGGGTTAA
- a CDS encoding alpha/beta hydrolase family protein — protein sequence MKFRILLFSVSLIVIFFNGFTISTVNAQTQDFLYGDEMPDAPELSARGEYKVGVQTVNLVNPDQIDILNSKEGQDPTYDRPITIEVWYPASVSNNAKTVDYNEVMGTKGDSLRPLVPFTFKGRAYRDADALQGNKFPLVIVSHGYVGSRYLMTYLTENLASKGYIVAAIDHTDSTFKDANAFQSTLLNRPKDIRFVINEMEKLGAKGSMSKIEGLVDANNTAIIGYSMGGYGVLNVGGAGYSAGLGQFFTGMTGGSTAISVNTAGNAEYEKMADSRIKAIVAFAPWGMERGVWDAEGLKGLKTPTFFVAGSQDDISGYEKGIKAIFEGAINADRYLLTYENARHNVAPNPPPTESLAPGLHIDEYYRYAEPSWDQRKINNINQHFVTAFIGKHLKNQDNAKFLDVQENSNEKDWTGFKPRSSTGMELLHALPTN from the coding sequence ATGAAATTTAGAATCCTATTATTTTCGGTATCGTTAATTGTCATTTTTTTTAATGGATTTACTATTAGCACTGTAAATGCCCAAACGCAGGACTTTTTATATGGAGATGAAATGCCCGACGCTCCAGAACTAAGTGCAAGAGGAGAGTACAAAGTTGGCGTGCAAACAGTAAATCTTGTCAACCCTGATCAAATTGATATTTTGAATTCTAAAGAAGGTCAAGATCCTACTTATGACCGACCTATTACCATAGAAGTTTGGTACCCAGCGAGTGTAAGCAATAATGCAAAAACGGTAGATTATAATGAAGTAATGGGAACTAAAGGAGATTCGTTGAGACCACTTGTACCTTTCACTTTCAAAGGAAGAGCTTACAGAGATGCAGACGCATTACAAGGAAATAAATTTCCTTTGGTAATAGTTTCTCACGGATATGTAGGTTCTAGATACTTAATGACTTACTTGACAGAAAATCTAGCATCAAAAGGATATATCGTAGCGGCTATTGATCATACAGATTCTACTTTTAAGGATGCCAATGCTTTTCAAAGCACCTTATTGAATAGGCCTAAAGACATCCGCTTTGTAATTAATGAAATGGAAAAATTAGGAGCAAAAGGTTCAATGAGTAAAATCGAAGGATTGGTAGATGCCAACAACACCGCAATAATAGGGTATTCCATGGGTGGTTATGGAGTTTTAAATGTTGGCGGAGCCGGTTATAGTGCAGGCTTAGGACAATTCTTTACAGGAATGACAGGAGGTAGCACTGCAATCTCGGTAAACACAGCAGGAAATGCAGAATACGAGAAAATGGCAGATTCTAGAATTAAAGCAATCGTAGCTTTTGCCCCATGGGGAATGGAACGGGGTGTTTGGGACGCCGAAGGACTAAAAGGATTAAAAACACCTACTTTCTTTGTTGCCGGGAGCCAAGATGATATTTCAGGTTATGAAAAAGGAATAAAAGCAATTTTCGAGGGAGCAATAAATGCCGACCGTTACTTACTAACTTACGAAAACGCAAGACATAACGTAGCTCCCAACCCTCCACCAACAGAATCTTTAGCTCCAGGACTTCATATTGACGAATACTACAGATATGCAGAACCATCTTGGGATCAACGTAAAATAAACAATATAAATCAGCATTTTGTAACTGCGTTCATAGGTAAGCATCTTAAAAATCAAGACAACGCCAAGTTCTTAGACGTACAAGAAAATTCAAATGAAAAAGATTGGACAGGTTTTAAGCCTAGATCTTCAACGGGGATGGAATTGCTACATGCACTACCTACCAACTAA
- a CDS encoding VPS10 domain-containing protein produces the protein MKKHLTNAGIIMLALLLLPLSLLSQRKSKSQSNSPTYPEELYSSLEYRSIGPFRGGRSAAVTGVPGEPNLFYFGAAGGGVWKTLDGGRTWDNISDGYFGGSIGAVEVAKSDPNVIYVGGGEKTLRGNVSSGYGVWKTEDGGKTWATAGLEKSRHVPRLRVHPTDYNTVYAAVLGDIYKPTKDRGIYKSTDGGKNWKQVLFVNEQAGAVDLTFDPNNPRILYASTWHAQRTPYSLISGGDGSALWKSMDSGETWTEISKNEGFPKDTLGIIGVAVSPKDSEKVWAIVENKDKGGLYRSEDGGKTWSLVNEERKIRQRAWYYTRVYADTQDEDVVYVLNVNYHKSTDGGKSFNTFNAPHGDHHDLWISPEDSQRMIIGDDGGAQISYDGGETWSTYYNQPTAQFYRVTTDNSFPYRIYVAQQDNSTLRIDHRSDESTIGDGNWEETAGGESAWIAVDPKDNDIVYGGSYDGFLTRVNHKTGTVRGINVWPDNPMGAGAEAMKYRFQWNFPILFSRHDSNKLYTFSNYVHVTENEGQSWEVLSGDLTRNDPTKLGSSGGPITQDNTSVEYYCTIFAANESPLKEGILWVGSDDGLIHVSKDSGATWDNVTPANMPEWNMINSIEPSNFDEGTCYVAATRYKLGDFQPYLYKTTDYGKTWTKITNGIPSEHFTRVVREDPKRKGLLYAGTETGMYISFNDGASWSPFQMNLPIVPITDLTIKDDNLIVATQGRSLWIIDDLTVLHQLDESKKNVNTVLFKPKDSYRTKGRASKKPSKTSGQNLENGVITHFLLKNYSEKDTVQLTYTSMAGDTLALYKNHLKKGGSLSGVEAKKLEVEKGGNTFVWDTRGKGAEKLEGMILWWASLDGAKAVPGNYKVHLNVNGTNSSETFTILPDPRAESSVAQMQEQFDFITDINTTIENAHQSIKKIRNVTEQLNSFTEQYKDDARTKDLIEKAKVMKEKLGEVEKALYQTQNRSGQDPLNFPIKLTNKLGHLNSLVSIDDFPPTEQDIAVKNELTAKINKELQIFNSVISSELKEFNKSFNDLNLNYLFIDESK, from the coding sequence ATGAAAAAGCACCTTACCAATGCTGGCATTATTATGCTTGCACTTTTACTATTGCCTTTATCCTTATTATCACAGAGAAAAAGCAAATCTCAAAGTAATTCCCCAACCTATCCAGAAGAATTATATTCTAGTTTAGAATATCGTTCCATTGGTCCATTTCGTGGTGGTCGTTCAGCAGCTGTAACGGGTGTGCCTGGCGAACCTAATTTATTTTATTTTGGCGCAGCAGGTGGCGGAGTATGGAAAACTTTGGATGGAGGTCGTACCTGGGATAATATTTCCGATGGATATTTTGGAGGTAGTATCGGTGCCGTGGAGGTAGCTAAAAGTGACCCGAACGTAATTTATGTAGGTGGTGGCGAAAAGACCTTAAGAGGTAATGTATCTTCTGGTTACGGTGTATGGAAAACCGAAGATGGTGGAAAAACATGGGCTACTGCAGGACTAGAGAAAAGCAGGCACGTACCACGACTTCGCGTGCACCCTACAGATTATAATACGGTATATGCAGCGGTACTAGGCGATATTTATAAGCCAACCAAAGACCGCGGAATTTATAAAAGTACCGATGGTGGTAAAAATTGGAAACAGGTTTTGTTTGTTAATGAACAAGCGGGTGCGGTAGACTTAACTTTCGACCCGAACAACCCAAGAATTTTATATGCTTCTACATGGCATGCACAACGTACGCCATATAGCTTAATTAGTGGTGGAGATGGTTCTGCTCTCTGGAAGAGTATGGATAGCGGTGAAACCTGGACTGAGATTTCTAAAAACGAAGGTTTCCCGAAGGATACTTTAGGAATTATTGGTGTAGCTGTTTCACCAAAAGACTCTGAAAAGGTTTGGGCAATTGTAGAGAATAAAGACAAAGGTGGTTTATACCGTTCAGAAGATGGTGGTAAAACTTGGTCTCTTGTTAATGAGGAAAGAAAAATTAGACAAAGAGCATGGTATTACACTAGAGTGTATGCAGACACACAAGACGAAGATGTGGTTTATGTGTTGAACGTAAACTACCATAAATCTACGGATGGAGGAAAATCTTTTAATACATTCAACGCGCCACATGGTGATCATCACGATCTATGGATTTCTCCAGAAGATTCGCAGCGTATGATTATTGGTGATGATGGTGGTGCACAAATTTCTTACGATGGTGGTGAAACTTGGAGTACGTATTACAATCAGCCTACGGCACAATTTTACCGCGTAACAACGGATAACTCTTTCCCGTACAGAATTTATGTTGCCCAGCAAGATAATTCTACGTTACGTATTGATCATAGAAGCGATGAAAGCACTATTGGTGATGGTAACTGGGAAGAAACTGCTGGTGGCGAATCTGCCTGGATAGCTGTGGACCCTAAAGATAATGATATTGTTTACGGCGGTAGTTATGACGGATTCTTAACCAGAGTAAATCATAAAACAGGTACTGTTAGAGGAATAAATGTTTGGCCAGATAACCCAATGGGTGCAGGGGCCGAAGCTATGAAATATCGTTTTCAATGGAATTTCCCTATCTTATTTAGTAGACATGATTCTAATAAATTATACACCTTTTCTAACTATGTACATGTTACGGAAAACGAAGGGCAAAGTTGGGAGGTTTTAAGTGGGGATTTAACTAGAAATGATCCAACTAAATTAGGTTCTAGTGGCGGACCAATAACCCAAGATAATACGAGTGTTGAATATTATTGTACCATATTTGCGGCTAATGAGAGTCCGTTGAAGGAAGGTATTCTTTGGGTTGGTAGTGATGACGGATTAATACATGTTTCTAAAGATTCTGGTGCTACATGGGATAATGTTACCCCTGCAAATATGCCAGAGTGGAATATGATAAACAGTATTGAACCTTCTAATTTTGATGAAGGTACATGCTACGTAGCCGCGACTAGATATAAGCTAGGTGATTTTCAGCCATATTTATACAAGACCACTGATTATGGTAAAACATGGACAAAAATAACCAACGGGATTCCTTCTGAGCACTTTACAAGAGTAGTTCGTGAGGACCCTAAAAGAAAAGGTTTATTATATGCAGGTACAGAGACAGGCATGTATATTTCCTTTAATGACGGTGCTAGTTGGTCTCCTTTTCAAATGAACTTACCAATTGTTCCTATTACCGATTTAACCATAAAAGATGATAATTTAATTGTAGCTACTCAAGGTCGTAGCCTTTGGATAATAGATGATTTAACCGTGTTACATCAATTAGATGAAAGTAAGAAGAATGTGAACACTGTATTGTTTAAACCAAAAGATTCGTATCGTACAAAAGGTAGAGCTTCTAAAAAACCTTCTAAGACTTCAGGACAAAATTTAGAAAATGGTGTAATCACTCATTTTTTACTAAAGAATTATTCGGAAAAAGACACGGTACAGTTGACCTATACAAGCATGGCTGGTGATACATTGGCTCTTTATAAAAACCATTTGAAGAAAGGTGGGTCGCTGAGCGGAGTCGAAGCGAAGAAGTTGGAAGTAGAAAAGGGCGGCAACACTTTTGTTTGGGATACCCGTGGAAAAGGAGCTGAAAAATTAGAAGGAATGATCTTATGGTGGGCAAGTTTAGATGGTGCTAAAGCGGTACCAGGTAATTATAAAGTCCATTTAAATGTTAACGGAACCAATAGCAGTGAAACGTTTACCATTTTACCAGACCCAAGAGCAGAAAGTTCGGTAGCCCAAATGCAAGAGCAGTTCGATTTTATTACTGATATCAATACGACAATCGAAAATGCGCATCAATCGATAAAGAAGATTAGAAACGTTACCGAACAATTGAATTCATTTACCGAGCAGTATAAAGATGATGCTAGAACCAAAGATTTGATAGAGAAAGCTAAAGTAATGAAAGAGAAGCTTGGCGAGGTAGAAAAAGCATTATACCAAACTCAAAACAGAAGTGGTCAAGATCCTTTAAATTTCCCAATTAAATTAACCAATAAATTAGGTCATTTAAATAGTTTGGTTTCAATTGATGATTTCCCACCAACCGAGCAAGATATTGCGGTTAAGAACGAATTGACAGCTAAAATTAATAAAGAGCTACAAATTTTTAATAGTGTAATATCATCAGAACTTAAAGAATTTAATAAAAGTTTTAATGATCTGAATTTGAACTACTTATTTATTGATGAAAGTAAGTAA
- a CDS encoding glycosyl hydrolase produces the protein MKKQLLLFMAVLATTITFAQTANDYFEPLKFRNIGPFRGGRSVTATGVIGDPMTYYMGTTGGGVWKTESAGQSWENISDGFFELGSVGAVSVSASNPNIVYVGMGEHAPRGVMTSYGDGVYKSTDAGKTWKKMGLEKTQHISRIIIHPTNPDIVYVAAQGALFEGNAERGIYKSIDGGKTWVNTLFVNNLTGASELSMDANYPEIMYAAMWEHQRMPNMVVSGGVGSGLYKSTDAGDTWKKIHDGLPEEKGKMAIAVSPSNSNKVYALIESDSNADKGGLFVSNDAGESWTMASGDNRLVQRAWYYIEVFVDPNDEDTVYVLSAPALRSEDGGKTWENVEVAHGDTHDLWINPANSKNMILADDGGASVSFDYGSTWSTQSNMPTAQFYRISVDNLFPYNIYGGQQDNTSVKIASLSTGSYSITTRDWTDSAGGESAFLAFDPDNPRYVMGGQYLGTVEVMDMVSKASTQIMQAPIQYLGREARDMKYLFNWNAPIIASTHELGTFYHGAQYVFRTRDMGVTWDKISDDLTRDIDAKQGNGGGPYTNEAVGAENYGTLAYILESPHEKGHIWTGSDDGLVHVTKNGGETWENVTPKGLKECLINAIEVSPHDPATVYIATTRYKFNDYTPGFYKTTDYGKTWTAINSGIPYGAFTRVVREDEFKKDLLYAGTEKGIYASWNGGKSWEPFQLNLPKTPITDLKMHKGDMVVATSGRSFWILDDVVALGQYQPSKKGLQILKPKDTYNGSWGSPLNGNSEEFTGSDTFDGINPANGIVLYYELPKIKDSTAITLEISDAKGKVIRTISSEKDPNYIPHNGGGAPPAPVLSKNTGLNRFVWDMKNAIMPGIPNVYIEAGFSGHKVSPGTYTFKLKVDGQTVSTTGTIKELPTYETKPGQYEEFDAFMTKAETELTEMHNMINQLYAAQNDLVEVLKKVTDPTVKTAGEKLLADMKAWDGDMVQRKSQAYDDVENFPNKFSAEYIFMINQTNSSIPRLNKASKDRKAELDAQWSTLKVKGNQLKNTAIPAYNKTLWDAGIGAIRL, from the coding sequence ATGAAAAAACAACTACTCTTATTTATGGCGGTACTCGCAACCACCATAACTTTTGCCCAAACAGCTAATGATTATTTTGAACCTTTAAAATTTAGAAATATTGGTCCATTTAGAGGTGGGCGCTCGGTGACTGCTACAGGAGTTATTGGTGACCCTATGACGTACTATATGGGTACAACAGGTGGCGGAGTATGGAAAACAGAATCTGCAGGGCAAAGCTGGGAGAATATTTCAGACGGATTTTTTGAATTAGGGTCTGTAGGCGCGGTTTCCGTATCGGCATCTAACCCTAATATTGTTTATGTGGGTATGGGCGAACATGCGCCACGTGGGGTAATGACATCTTACGGTGACGGAGTCTATAAATCTACAGATGCCGGTAAAACATGGAAGAAAATGGGTCTAGAAAAAACCCAACATATTTCACGAATTATCATCCACCCAACAAATCCCGATATTGTATATGTGGCTGCGCAAGGTGCTCTTTTTGAGGGAAATGCTGAACGTGGAATCTATAAATCCATTGACGGTGGTAAAACATGGGTAAACACGTTGTTTGTGAACAATTTAACGGGTGCTTCTGAACTTTCTATGGATGCTAATTATCCTGAAATTATGTATGCCGCCATGTGGGAGCACCAACGTATGCCGAATATGGTGGTAAGTGGTGGTGTAGGTAGCGGATTATATAAATCTACCGATGCTGGGGATACTTGGAAAAAAATTCATGACGGTCTACCTGAGGAAAAAGGAAAAATGGCGATAGCTGTGAGTCCGTCAAATTCGAACAAAGTTTATGCACTAATAGAAAGTGATTCTAACGCTGATAAAGGCGGATTATTCGTTTCTAACGATGCTGGTGAGTCTTGGACTATGGCTAGTGGGGATAACAGGCTAGTACAACGTGCTTGGTATTATATTGAGGTTTTTGTGGATCCTAATGACGAGGATACTGTCTATGTTTTAAGTGCCCCTGCATTACGTTCTGAAGATGGCGGTAAAACATGGGAGAATGTGGAGGTTGCCCATGGCGATACGCACGATTTATGGATAAATCCAGCCAATTCTAAAAACATGATTTTGGCAGATGATGGGGGTGCTTCGGTATCTTTTGATTATGGTTCTACATGGTCTACACAAAGCAATATGCCTACTGCGCAGTTTTATAGAATTAGTGTAGATAATTTGTTTCCCTATAATATTTATGGTGGTCAACAAGACAATACCTCGGTAAAGATTGCCAGTTTATCTACGGGTAGTTATAGTATTACAACAAGAGATTGGACGGACTCTGCAGGTGGTGAAAGTGCTTTTTTGGCTTTTGACCCAGATAACCCGCGGTATGTTATGGGTGGTCAATATTTAGGGACGGTAGAGGTAATGGATATGGTTTCCAAAGCATCTACTCAAATTATGCAAGCACCTATTCAATATTTAGGTCGCGAGGCTAGAGATATGAAATATTTGTTTAATTGGAATGCTCCTATAATTGCTTCTACACATGAATTGGGTACATTTTATCATGGAGCACAATATGTATTTAGAACTCGGGACATGGGTGTTACATGGGATAAAATTTCTGATGATTTAACACGTGATATCGATGCAAAACAAGGTAATGGCGGCGGACCATATACGAACGAAGCTGTAGGTGCAGAAAACTACGGTACGTTGGCTTATATTTTAGAATCGCCACACGAAAAAGGACACATCTGGACAGGTAGTGATGACGGATTGGTTCATGTAACGAAGAACGGTGGCGAAACATGGGAAAACGTGACTCCTAAAGGATTAAAAGAATGCTTGATCAATGCCATAGAGGTTTCTCCTCATGATCCAGCAACAGTTTACATTGCTACAACAAGATATAAGTTCAATGACTATACGCCAGGTTTTTATAAAACAACCGATTATGGTAAAACTTGGACTGCTATAAATTCAGGAATCCCTTATGGTGCTTTTACACGTGTAGTGCGTGAAGATGAGTTTAAGAAAGACTTATTATATGCAGGTACGGAAAAGGGAATCTATGCATCATGGAATGGTGGAAAATCTTGGGAACCGTTTCAATTAAATTTGCCGAAAACACCTATTACCGATTTAAAAATGCACAAAGGCGATATGGTGGTTGCTACATCAGGTCGTTCTTTTTGGATTCTTGATGATGTGGTTGCTCTGGGACAGTATCAACCTTCGAAAAAAGGACTTCAAATTTTAAAACCTAAAGATACTTATAATGGTTCTTGGGGGAGTCCGTTAAATGGTAATTCCGAGGAATTTACAGGTAGTGATACGTTTGATGGTATAAACCCAGCTAACGGCATAGTTCTATATTATGAACTTCCCAAAATAAAAGACAGTACGGCTATTACTTTAGAAATTTCAGATGCCAAAGGAAAGGTGATTAGAACTATCAGTTCAGAAAAAGACCCTAACTATATTCCTCATAATGGAGGTGGCGCACCACCAGCGCCAGTTTTAAGTAAAAATACAGGATTAAACCGTTTTGTTTGGGATATGAAAAATGCGATAATGCCAGGTATTCCAAATGTGTATATTGAAGCTGGTTTTAGCGGACACAAAGTATCTCCTGGAACGTATACTTTTAAATTAAAGGTCGATGGGCAAACAGTTTCAACAACAGGAACAATTAAAGAACTACCTACCTATGAAACAAAGCCTGGTCAGTACGAAGAGTTTGATGCGTTTATGACTAAGGCAGAAACAGAGTTGACCGAAATGCATAACATGATCAATCAACTATATGCTGCTCAAAATGATTTGGTAGAGGTGTTGAAAAAAGTTACGGACCCGACAGTGAAAACTGCTGGAGAAAAATTACTTGCTGACATGAAAGCTTGGGACGGCGATATGGTACAACGTAAATCTCAAGCATATGATGATGTAGAGAATTTTCCTAATAAGTTTTCAGCAGAATATATATTTATGATCAATCAAACGAATAGTAGTATTCCAAGATTGAACAAGGCGAGTAAAGACCGAAAGGCTGAGTTAGATGCACAATGGTCTACTTTAAAGGTAAAAGGGAATCAACTAAAGAATACTGCAATACCTGCCTACAACAAAACCTTGTGGGATGCAGGAATTGGCGCTATACGATTATAA
- a CDS encoding CopD family protein → MTEYYNYIKSLHLIFVITWFAGLFYIPRLFIYHIEANLKPSPEKEILSKQLKLMTKRLWFIITWPSAVLATFFAVWLLIIYPGWLTQPWMHVKLGFVLLLIIYHLKNHQIFKKFQRDDIQYTSKFMRIWNEGATLILFAVVFLVILKNSFNWIFGVIGILVLGVLLMLGIKLYKRLRNKNPEV, encoded by the coding sequence ATGACAGAATATTACAACTATATAAAATCCCTGCATCTGATTTTCGTAATAACGTGGTTTGCAGGGCTTTTTTATATCCCTAGATTGTTCATTTATCATATAGAAGCCAATTTAAAACCATCTCCTGAAAAGGAAATTTTATCAAAACAATTGAAGTTGATGACAAAACGGTTGTGGTTTATTATTACATGGCCTTCTGCGGTTTTAGCCACTTTTTTTGCGGTGTGGCTTTTAATTATTTACCCAGGTTGGTTAACACAACCATGGATGCACGTAAAACTAGGATTTGTGTTGTTATTGATTATTTATCATCTAAAAAACCATCAAATATTCAAGAAGTTTCAACGTGATGATATTCAGTACACCTCTAAATTCATGCGTATATGGAATGAGGGCGCAACGCTAATTTTGTTCGCTGTTGTTTTTTTAGTGATTCTAAAGAATTCTTTTAATTGGATTTTTGGAGTGATAGGTATCCTAGTGTTGGGAGTTTTACTGATGTTGGGCATTAAGCTTTATAAAAGGTTGAGAAATAAGAACCCGGAGGTATAA